The proteins below come from a single Burkholderia sp. FERM BP-3421 genomic window:
- a CDS encoding peptidase C39 gives MKRYLPPLCLAWCATACGFASSAIAAESAPPALSLPFAQDTEPDALPLQDVGDDVLAQQTGKYADSSMISGFVLNLLSQWQLPNGALAVAQGSLSVAANAANHLSAQVSTLAKVIGGAGPSGATPNAVAAGGQSISVNGISQVTQVAGSYNGGTNTALIDFNSGDPQVTMLPGASASSSAFASNATGTIKAGITFGNGGIALALQTPAGLAQQTITPSNTQQAGAIAQLLQIAGNSQNASNQLQLQLQTQQMSASTLRQMGILQALQNSVMTRR, from the coding sequence ATGAAACGCTACCTCCCGCCGCTTTGCCTCGCGTGGTGCGCGACCGCGTGCGGCTTCGCGAGCAGCGCCATCGCAGCCGAAAGCGCGCCCCCCGCGCTGTCCCTTCCATTCGCCCAGGACACTGAGCCCGACGCCCTGCCCCTGCAGGACGTCGGTGACGACGTGCTCGCACAACAGACCGGCAAGTATGCCGACTCCTCGATGATTTCCGGGTTCGTTCTGAACCTGCTTTCTCAATGGCAGTTGCCGAACGGCGCGCTGGCCGTCGCGCAAGGCTCGCTGTCGGTCGCGGCCAACGCCGCGAACCACTTGTCCGCCCAGGTCTCGACGCTCGCCAAGGTGATCGGCGGCGCGGGCCCGAGCGGCGCGACGCCGAACGCGGTCGCCGCGGGCGGCCAGTCGATCTCGGTCAACGGCATCTCGCAGGTCACGCAAGTGGCCGGCAGCTACAACGGCGGCACCAACACCGCGCTGATCGACTTCAATTCGGGCGATCCGCAGGTGACGATGCTGCCCGGCGCGAGCGCGTCGTCCAGCGCCTTCGCCAGCAACGCGACCGGCACGATCAAAGCCGGCATCACCTTCGGCAACGGTGGCATCGCGCTCGCCCTGCAGACGCCTGCGGGACTCGCGCAACAGACCATCACGCCGAGCAACACCCAACAAGCGGGCGCCATCGCCCAGCTGTTGCAAATCGCGGGCAACTCACAAAACGCGAGCAACCAACTGCAGTTGCAACTGCAGACCCAGCAGATGTCGGCGTCCACGCTGAGACAGATGGGGATTCTTCAAGCGCTGCAAAACAGCGTCATGACAAGGAGATAA
- a CDS encoding C39 family peptidase, with product MSGENWLSPRHLAVAFAGCALCAAAFAQASIDAFTLTGVPLTKTVRSMRDLRYRDIVNQKFDFSCGSAALATLLKYGYDIDIPEPEMIRRMMAFSTPDTVVKHGFSMLDMKKFVETLGLRGRGFRVGIDALYHLQIPVLVLMNIDGYEHFVIVKHAENGRIFLADPALGNRIVLEQDFAKSWNGLVFAVLGKPFKEDSPLLQNNESLALKLREQALSTGSATIPFVEFGLIKADLF from the coding sequence ATGTCCGGGGAAAACTGGCTGTCGCCTAGGCACCTCGCCGTGGCGTTCGCCGGCTGCGCGCTCTGCGCGGCCGCGTTCGCGCAGGCGAGCATTGATGCGTTTACGCTCACCGGCGTGCCGCTCACGAAGACGGTGCGCTCGATGCGCGATCTGCGCTATCGCGACATCGTCAACCAGAAGTTCGATTTCAGCTGCGGCTCCGCCGCGCTCGCGACGCTGCTCAAGTACGGCTACGACATCGACATCCCGGAACCGGAGATGATCCGCCGGATGATGGCCTTCTCGACGCCCGACACCGTGGTCAAGCACGGCTTCTCGATGCTCGACATGAAGAAATTCGTCGAGACGCTGGGGCTGCGCGGACGCGGCTTCCGGGTCGGCATCGACGCGCTCTACCACTTGCAGATTCCCGTCCTCGTGCTGATGAACATCGACGGCTACGAGCATTTCGTGATCGTCAAGCACGCGGAGAACGGCCGGATTTTCCTCGCCGACCCCGCGCTCGGCAATCGCATCGTGCTCGAACAGGATTTCGCCAAAAGCTGGAACGGCCTCGTTTTCGCCGTGCTCGGCAAACCCTTCAAGGAGGACTCTCCGCTCTTGCAGAACAACGAATCGTTGGCGCTCAAGCTACGCGAGCAGGCACTCAGCACCGGCTCTGCCACGATTCCCTTCGTTGAATTCGGCTTGATCAAGGCAGATCTTTTCTGA
- a CDS encoding thymidylate synthase — translation MKQYLDLVRTILDTGTWQDNRTGIRTISMPGAMLRFDLQDGFPAVTTKKLAFKSAIGELVGFLRATRSAAEFRALGCKVWDANANENAAWLANPYRAGVDDLGDVYGVQWRRWPGYKLLDAGAGAQIDDALARGYRIVARLDDEGAPKVLLYKAIDQLRECLDTIMREPSSRRILFHGWNPAALDEIALPACHLLYQFLPNVAKREISLCLYIRSNDVGLGTPFNLTEGAALLSLVGRLTGYTPRWFTYFIGDAHIYENQLDMLQQQLQREPFPSPRLAIDARVPDYARTGVYAPEWLEKIEPSDFSLVDYRHHAPLTAPMAV, via the coding sequence ATGAAACAGTATCTCGATCTCGTCCGCACCATCCTCGACACCGGCACCTGGCAGGACAACCGCACCGGCATCCGCACCATCAGCATGCCGGGCGCGATGCTGCGCTTCGATCTGCAGGACGGTTTCCCGGCGGTGACGACCAAGAAGCTCGCGTTCAAGTCGGCGATCGGCGAGCTGGTCGGCTTCCTGCGCGCGACGCGCAGCGCGGCCGAGTTCCGCGCGCTCGGCTGCAAGGTCTGGGATGCGAACGCGAACGAGAATGCGGCGTGGCTCGCGAATCCGTACCGCGCGGGCGTCGACGATCTCGGCGACGTGTACGGCGTGCAATGGCGGCGCTGGCCCGGCTACAAGCTGCTGGATGCGGGCGCCGGCGCGCAGATCGACGACGCGCTCGCGCGCGGCTACCGGATCGTCGCCCGCCTCGACGATGAGGGCGCGCCCAAGGTTCTGCTGTACAAGGCGATCGACCAGCTGCGCGAATGCCTCGACACGATCATGCGCGAGCCGTCGAGCCGGCGCATCCTGTTTCATGGCTGGAATCCCGCTGCGCTCGACGAGATCGCGCTGCCGGCTTGCCATCTGCTATACCAGTTCCTGCCGAACGTCGCGAAGCGCGAAATCTCGCTGTGCCTGTACATCCGCAGCAACGACGTCGGCCTCGGCACGCCGTTCAACCTGACCGAGGGCGCGGCGCTGCTGTCGCTGGTCGGCCGGCTCACGGGCTACACGCCGCGCTGGTTCACGTATTTCATCGGCGACGCGCACATCTACGAGAATCAGCTCGACATGCTGCAACAGCAGTTGCAGCGGGAACCGTTCCCGAGCCCGCGCCTCGCGATCGACGCGCGCGTGCCGGATTACGCCCGGACGGGCGTTTACGCGCCCGAATGGCTCGAAAAGATCGAGCCGTCCGATTTTTCACTCGTCGACTACCGGCACCACGCGCCGTTGACCGCGCCGATGGCCGTCTGA
- a CDS encoding sigma-54 dependent transcriptional regulator gives MTDRHLIYFSRDPSTDLRHCFDARGWRVECVGSMREMRRAAAHATAAGGLLDLSAGLKPSDLADLESCLTVPHVGWIAATQRGQLQDAGLRRLVRDYCFDYVTVPYEGERIVESIGHAYGMVTLTDGLAQPAGGQREGEMVGTCDAMLALFKTIRKVAATDAPVFISGESGTGKELTAVAIHERSSRAEAPFIALNCGAIPPTLLQSELFGYERGAFTGANQRKIGRVEAAHGGTLFLDEIGDLPLESQASLLRFLQESKIERLGGHVSLPVDVRVICATHVDMQAALREGRFREDLYHRLCVLKIHEPPLRERGKDIEVLARHMLERFKGDAHRRLRGFSPCAIAALHNYGWPGNVRELINRVRRAIVMSEGRMITATDLELDGHVALAPVSLVEAREVAERRAIELALLRHRGRFADAARELGVSRVTLYRLLCAYGMRAREEPDGLSAPLSG, from the coding sequence GTGACGGACAGACATCTGATCTATTTTTCGCGGGATCCGAGCACGGATCTGCGGCATTGCTTCGATGCGCGCGGGTGGCGCGTCGAATGCGTCGGGTCGATGCGCGAGATGCGCCGCGCGGCTGCTCATGCGACCGCCGCGGGCGGCCTGCTCGATCTGAGCGCGGGCCTGAAGCCGAGCGATCTCGCCGACCTCGAATCCTGCCTGACCGTGCCCCATGTCGGCTGGATCGCCGCGACCCAGCGCGGACAATTGCAGGACGCCGGACTGCGGCGTCTCGTGCGCGACTATTGCTTCGACTACGTGACGGTGCCGTACGAAGGCGAGCGGATCGTCGAGTCGATCGGCCACGCGTACGGGATGGTCACGCTCACGGACGGGCTCGCGCAGCCGGCGGGCGGCCAGCGCGAAGGCGAGATGGTCGGCACCTGCGACGCGATGCTCGCGTTGTTCAAGACGATCCGCAAGGTGGCCGCGACCGACGCGCCGGTGTTCATCTCCGGCGAATCCGGCACCGGCAAGGAACTGACCGCGGTCGCGATTCACGAACGTTCGTCCCGCGCCGAGGCACCGTTCATTGCGCTCAACTGCGGCGCGATTCCGCCGACGCTGCTGCAGTCCGAACTGTTCGGCTACGAGCGCGGCGCGTTCACCGGCGCGAACCAGCGCAAAATCGGCCGGGTCGAGGCGGCCCACGGCGGCACCTTGTTTCTCGACGAGATCGGCGACCTGCCGCTCGAAAGCCAGGCGAGCCTGCTGCGCTTCCTGCAGGAGAGCAAGATCGAACGCCTCGGCGGGCACGTGTCGCTGCCGGTCGACGTGCGGGTGATCTGCGCGACCCACGTCGACATGCAGGCCGCGCTGCGCGAGGGCCGCTTCCGCGAGGACCTGTACCACCGGCTGTGCGTGCTGAAGATCCACGAGCCGCCGCTGCGCGAGCGCGGCAAGGACATCGAGGTGCTCGCGCGGCACATGCTCGAACGTTTCAAGGGCGATGCGCACCGGCGTCTGCGCGGCTTCTCGCCGTGCGCGATCGCCGCGCTCCACAACTACGGCTGGCCCGGCAACGTGCGCGAGCTGATCAACCGGGTGCGGCGCGCGATCGTGATGTCCGAGGGACGCATGATCACCGCCACCGATCTCGAGCTGGACGGGCACGTCGCGCTGGCGCCGGTGTCGCTCGTCGAGGCCCGCGAGGTCGCCGAGCGTCGCGCGATCGAGCTCGCGCTGCTGCGGCATCGCGGCCGGTTCGCCGATGCGGCGCGCGAGCTGGGCGTGTCGCGCGTGACGCTGTATCGGCTGCTGTGCGCCTACGGCATGCGCGCGCGCGAGGAGCCGGATGGGCTGTCGGCGCCGCTGTCGGGGTGA
- the tetR gene encoding tetracycline resistance transcriptional repressor TetR: protein MAKLQREQVIDAALALLDEVGMDGLTTRLLAERLGVQQPALYWHFNSKRALLDALADALLSRHHTCAMPRDGDDWRSFVADNARSFRGALLACRDGARVHAGSTPDAPHFAAVEAQLRLLGDAGFTPVAAAHALLMVSQYVVGAVLEQQSAASGKAGRAPNRAEPSAFLRQAFEAVVQAGPDAHFEQGLAIILDGLAHRLERA from the coding sequence GTGGCGAAATTGCAGCGGGAACAGGTGATCGACGCCGCGCTGGCGCTTTTGGACGAAGTCGGCATGGACGGCTTGACGACCCGCCTGCTGGCCGAACGGCTGGGCGTGCAGCAACCGGCGCTCTACTGGCATTTCAACAGCAAGCGCGCGCTGCTCGACGCACTCGCGGACGCGCTCCTGAGCCGCCATCACACCTGCGCGATGCCGCGCGACGGCGACGACTGGCGCAGCTTCGTGGCCGACAACGCGCGCAGCTTCCGCGGCGCGCTGCTTGCCTGCCGCGACGGCGCGCGGGTCCATGCGGGCAGCACGCCGGACGCGCCGCACTTCGCGGCGGTGGAGGCGCAATTGCGCCTGCTCGGCGACGCCGGCTTCACGCCGGTCGCCGCCGCGCATGCGTTGTTGATGGTGAGCCAGTACGTCGTCGGGGCGGTGCTGGAACAGCAGAGCGCGGCGAGCGGCAAGGCCGGGCGCGCGCCGAACCGGGCCGAGCCGTCCGCGTTCCTGCGGCAGGCATTCGAAGCGGTCGTGCAGGCGGGACCGGACGCGCACTTCGAGCAGGGACTCGCGATCATCCTCGACGGACTCGCGCACCGGCTCGAACGCGCCTGA
- a CDS encoding DUF6600 domain-containing protein, with protein sequence MKTSASHPPVLLKRIARFTLVAAALAALPPAFAQVPDAGAPYPEAQQPGGDPPTRVARLDYLTGAVTTEPAGATDWSYAAVNRPLTTGDQVWNDTGARSELHIGSTAVRLGDSTSLALLNLDDANAQLKVALGTLSTHVRELPPGTSYEIDTPNLALAVGGPGDYRVDVAPNGASTTVTVRRGSATVYGDGGQMPVSAGQQIVFSGTNLQVAGEYAAPAPDPLDQWAASRDAAEDRSLSARYVSRDIPGYQDLDANGSWRDDSQYGAVWIPNAVPAGWAPYHTGHWIWQAPWGWTWVDDQPWGFAPYHYGRWAYLGNAWAWVPGPIVAAAPPCYAPALVAFVGGGGGGFSWSVGLALGGAVAAGVAWFPLGPHEAWHPGWGGWSPHYYQRVNQTVVNNITINKTVNVTNVTNITNINKTFINYRAPNAVTAVPATAFVHGQPVARFAQKVDPQQWRNAQVGAGAPAIAPVRQSFSGNLRNAAYQPPAAALQRSIVATRNPVVPAAYHDQLAQHFAQSGGQVPGAGAPVIRSAAPPNYAARTRPEAGASAQPTPRNVQLVNTRTPVLQPGRGPQAAHGESERMPPAEPRASQAPPRAGQPEAGVPRPPAAANEARNGERFPTPQPAWTQAHPPIEQQRANGGPNAQLPPRSPAQNALPPIRSPRETEPHAQPAEPPRNDYRPPEAPRAEPRPEFAPPREDYRPPVNEARPPAPRAEPRPAAPPAQAPHNPPPHEAPPRQEHPEHQEHPEQHGSTHHDEQRHA encoded by the coding sequence ATGAAAACGTCCGCCAGCCATCCTCCCGTTCTGCTCAAACGCATTGCCCGCTTCACGCTCGTCGCCGCGGCGCTCGCCGCACTGCCTCCCGCCTTCGCCCAGGTGCCCGACGCCGGCGCGCCGTATCCCGAGGCCCAGCAGCCGGGCGGCGATCCGCCCACCCGCGTCGCGCGGCTCGACTACCTCACCGGCGCGGTCACGACCGAGCCGGCCGGCGCGACCGACTGGTCGTACGCCGCCGTCAATCGACCGCTCACGACCGGCGACCAGGTGTGGAACGACACGGGCGCGCGCTCGGAGCTGCATATCGGCTCGACCGCCGTCCGGCTCGGCGATTCGACGAGCCTCGCGCTCCTCAATCTCGACGACGCCAACGCGCAGTTGAAGGTCGCGCTCGGCACGTTGTCGACGCACGTGCGCGAACTGCCGCCCGGCACCTCGTACGAGATCGACACGCCGAATCTCGCGCTCGCCGTCGGCGGCCCCGGCGACTACCGGGTCGACGTCGCGCCGAACGGCGCGAGCACGACGGTCACGGTGCGGCGCGGCAGCGCGACCGTGTACGGCGACGGCGGGCAGATGCCGGTGTCGGCGGGCCAGCAGATCGTCTTCAGCGGCACCAACCTGCAGGTCGCGGGCGAATACGCCGCCCCTGCGCCGGATCCGCTCGACCAGTGGGCCGCGAGCCGCGACGCGGCCGAGGACCGCTCGCTGTCCGCGCGCTACGTGTCGCGCGACATCCCCGGCTACCAGGATCTCGATGCGAACGGGAGCTGGCGCGACGACTCGCAGTACGGCGCGGTCTGGATCCCGAACGCGGTGCCCGCGGGCTGGGCGCCGTACCACACCGGCCACTGGATCTGGCAGGCGCCGTGGGGCTGGACCTGGGTCGACGACCAGCCGTGGGGCTTCGCGCCGTATCACTACGGCCGCTGGGCCTATCTCGGCAACGCCTGGGCGTGGGTGCCCGGCCCGATCGTCGCGGCCGCGCCGCCCTGCTACGCGCCGGCGCTCGTGGCCTTCGTCGGCGGCGGGGGCGGCGGCTTCAGCTGGAGCGTGGGTCTCGCGCTCGGCGGCGCGGTCGCCGCGGGCGTCGCGTGGTTCCCGCTCGGCCCGCACGAAGCCTGGCACCCGGGCTGGGGCGGCTGGAGTCCGCATTACTACCAGCGCGTCAACCAGACGGTCGTCAACAACATCACGATCAACAAGACCGTGAACGTCACCAACGTGACGAACATCACCAACATCAACAAGACCTTCATCAACTATCGCGCGCCGAACGCGGTGACGGCCGTGCCCGCGACCGCGTTCGTCCACGGGCAGCCGGTCGCGCGCTTCGCGCAGAAGGTCGACCCGCAGCAGTGGCGCAACGCGCAGGTGGGCGCGGGCGCGCCCGCGATCGCGCCGGTGCGCCAGAGCTTCAGCGGCAACCTGCGCAACGCCGCGTATCAGCCGCCCGCCGCCGCGCTGCAGCGCTCGATCGTCGCGACCCGCAACCCGGTCGTGCCGGCCGCCTACCACGACCAGCTCGCGCAGCATTTCGCGCAGAGCGGCGGCCAGGTGCCGGGCGCGGGCGCGCCCGTGATCCGCAGCGCGGCGCCGCCGAACTACGCCGCGCGCACGCGGCCCGAGGCAGGCGCGAGCGCACAGCCGACGCCGCGCAATGTCCAGCTCGTCAACACCCGCACGCCGGTGTTGCAACCGGGCCGCGGGCCGCAAGCCGCGCACGGCGAGTCCGAGCGCATGCCGCCGGCCGAGCCGCGCGCGAGCCAAGCGCCGCCGCGCGCCGGCCAGCCCGAAGCCGGCGTGCCGCGCCCGCCCGCCGCCGCGAACGAGGCGCGCAACGGCGAGCGCTTCCCCACGCCGCAACCCGCATGGACGCAGGCGCATCCGCCGATCGAGCAGCAGCGCGCGAACGGCGGGCCGAACGCACAATTGCCGCCGCGCTCGCCTGCTCAGAACGCCCTGCCGCCAATCCGCTCGCCGCGCGAAACCGAGCCGCACGCGCAGCCGGCCGAACCGCCGCGCAACGACTACCGCCCGCCGGAAGCGCCGCGCGCCGAGCCGCGCCCGGAATTCGCGCCGCCGCGCGAGGATTACCGGCCGCCCGTCAACGAAGCGCGCCCGCCTGCGCCCCGCGCCGAGCCGCGCCCGGCCGCGCCGCCCGCCCAGGCGCCGCACAACCCGCCGCCGCACGAAGCGCCGCCGCGCCAGGAACATCCGGAGCATCAAGAACACCCGGAACAGCACGGCAGCACGCATCACGACGAGCAGCGGCACGCCTGA
- a CDS encoding ArsR/SmtB family transcription factor, with amino-acid sequence MPTDPHPPFPGLSRLGALLADPGRAAMLWSLMDGSARPAGELTLIAGLSPSAASAHLARLADGGLLALDVRGRHRYYRIASPDIAAALEALATVAHAAAIAPAAPRAARTVPLEMRYARTCYDHMAGELAVQVYERMLARGWLAHGADGLDATADGIAALARWGVDVADQRKRRRRFACQCLDWSERRPHLGGALGAALLDSFHAQGWIERAGKPRVLRVTPPGQRHFAQLLTDV; translated from the coding sequence ATGCCGACCGATCCACACCCCCCCTTCCCCGGCCTGAGCCGCCTCGGCGCGCTGCTCGCCGACCCCGGCCGCGCCGCGATGCTGTGGTCGCTGATGGACGGCAGCGCGCGCCCCGCGGGCGAGCTGACGCTGATCGCCGGACTGTCGCCGTCGGCGGCGAGCGCGCATCTCGCGCGGCTCGCCGACGGCGGCCTGCTCGCGCTCGACGTGCGGGGCCGGCATCGCTACTACCGGATCGCGTCGCCCGACATCGCGGCCGCGCTCGAAGCGCTCGCCACCGTCGCGCATGCGGCCGCCATCGCGCCTGCCGCGCCGCGCGCCGCACGCACCGTTCCGCTCGAGATGCGCTATGCGCGCACCTGCTACGACCACATGGCAGGCGAACTCGCGGTCCAGGTGTACGAGCGCATGCTCGCGCGCGGCTGGCTCGCGCACGGCGCCGACGGGCTCGACGCCACCGCCGACGGCATCGCGGCACTGGCGCGCTGGGGCGTCGACGTCGCGGACCAGCGCAAGCGCCGGCGGCGTTTCGCCTGCCAGTGCCTCGATTGGAGCGAACGGCGCCCGCACCTGGGCGGCGCGCTCGGCGCCGCGCTGCTCGACAGCTTCCATGCGCAGGGCTGGATCGAGCGCGCGGGCAAGCCGCGCGTGCTGCGTGTCACGCCCCCGGGACAGCGCCATTTCGCACAGCTGCTTACGGACGTTTGA
- a CDS encoding acyl-CoA thioesterase has protein sequence MPSMPTAALDRTETVFRFLAEPTSVNFGGKVHGGALMKWIDETAYACAAIWSSRYCVTVSVGNIRFQRPILVGNLVELKARVVATGRTSMHIHVSVHAGDPKGGVLRQTTDCLVVFVAVDENGNPLPVPPFVPANDEQKRLAKYAMDVRAALDKIIELKPEEVAKGDV, from the coding sequence ATGCCCAGCATGCCCACCGCCGCCCTCGATCGTACCGAGACCGTCTTTCGTTTCCTGGCCGAGCCGACTTCCGTGAATTTCGGCGGCAAGGTGCACGGCGGCGCGTTGATGAAGTGGATCGACGAGACCGCCTATGCCTGCGCGGCCATCTGGTCGAGCCGTTATTGCGTGACCGTGAGCGTCGGCAATATCCGTTTCCAGCGGCCGATCCTGGTCGGCAACCTGGTCGAGCTGAAGGCGCGGGTCGTCGCGACCGGCCGCACCAGCATGCACATTCACGTCTCGGTGCATGCCGGCGATCCGAAGGGCGGCGTGCTGCGCCAGACCACGGACTGCCTCGTCGTGTTCGTCGCGGTCGACGAGAACGGCAACCCGCTGCCGGTGCCGCCGTTCGTGCCCGCCAACGACGAGCAGAAGCGCCTGGCGAAGTACGCGATGGATGTGCGCGCGGCGCTCGACAAGATCATCGAGCTGAAGCCGGAAGAGGTCGCGAAGGGCGACGTTTGA
- a CDS encoding cell wall anchor protein, producing MKRTVIAAAVLASAASSAFAFPPNPYLFNVTGVVETVGIFGWVELFGCVSVSSTAGAVINNTQSVTLSHVSLDPLYQSYTKGKVTTSVNNTYSSVTDTGGAFFTAGQSQSLSESESMHAHSASSTSSNAWIVGGSYYNANAHQSSSLNASASAHQSANSGGSAFIAGGAGYAAGTYNAANITGYAIPLPFGFTAGGSVSTASAGYIVGAAGAIWGENTYANQSASLHEHESQSASLTESQFGAAWEASHSQTSSSTSASESLHEHESASLTAYALWAFSNTLDSVNVSTTGSVTQYVNTEVASTLTATTGTAAATGVTGNLGVNIAEGVDNAQSNDVALASVDVGNVFGNAQIFSNQTSSGSARINDFHLNASIGDGSLAAVSGNVGVNVASGVGNVQNNSLAGSVTTVDPTMAKTVAMVATDDNSQMASAQVSGRFDGTASLGANTLTGATGNIGVNIAGGAGNLQHNGLAIAALNNGH from the coding sequence ATGAAGCGCACAGTCATTGCAGCGGCGGTTCTCGCGTCGGCGGCCAGCTCCGCGTTCGCGTTCCCGCCCAATCCCTACCTGTTCAACGTAACGGGGGTAGTGGAAACGGTTGGCATCTTCGGCTGGGTTGAGCTGTTTGGTTGCGTCAGCGTATCCAGTACCGCAGGTGCCGTCATCAACAACACGCAGTCGGTCACGCTGTCGCACGTCTCGCTCGACCCGCTCTATCAGAGCTACACGAAGGGCAAGGTCACGACGTCCGTCAACAACACCTATTCGTCGGTGACGGATACGGGCGGCGCGTTCTTCACGGCCGGTCAGTCGCAATCGCTCAGCGAATCCGAAAGCATGCACGCGCATTCGGCATCGTCGACCAGCTCGAACGCCTGGATCGTGGGCGGCTCGTACTACAACGCGAACGCGCATCAAAGCTCGTCGCTCAATGCATCGGCGAGCGCGCACCAGTCGGCCAACAGCGGCGGCTCCGCGTTCATCGCGGGCGGCGCCGGCTATGCGGCAGGCACCTACAACGCCGCCAACATCACCGGCTACGCGATCCCGCTGCCCTTCGGCTTCACCGCCGGCGGCAGCGTCTCGACTGCGTCCGCCGGCTACATCGTCGGTGCGGCCGGGGCGATCTGGGGCGAAAACACCTATGCGAACCAGTCGGCGAGCCTGCACGAGCACGAGTCGCAAAGTGCGAGCCTGACCGAGTCGCAATTCGGTGCGGCGTGGGAAGCCAGCCACAGCCAGACCTCGTCGAGCACGTCGGCCAGCGAATCGCTGCATGAACACGAAAGCGCGTCGCTCACCGCCTACGCCCTCTGGGCCTTCAGCAACACGCTCGACTCGGTCAACGTATCGACCACGGGCAGCGTGACGCAGTACGTCAACACGGAAGTCGCCAGCACGCTGACCGCGACGACCGGCACGGCCGCTGCCACGGGCGTAACCGGCAATCTCGGCGTGAACATCGCCGAAGGCGTCGACAACGCGCAAAGCAACGACGTGGCGCTCGCCTCGGTGGATGTCGGCAACGTGTTCGGCAACGCGCAGATCTTCAGCAACCAAACGTCGTCGGGTTCCGCCCGGATCAACGACTTCCACCTGAACGCCTCGATCGGTGACGGCTCGCTCGCCGCCGTGTCGGGCAACGTCGGGGTGAACGTCGCGTCGGGCGTCGGCAACGTCCAGAACAACAGCCTCGCCGGCTCGGTGACGACGGTCGATCCGACCATGGCGAAGACGGTTGCGATGGTCGCGACGGACGACAACTCGCAAATGGCGTCGGCGCAGGTCAGCGGTCGGTTTGACGGCACCGCCTCACTGGGCGCGAACACGCTCACGGGCGCAACCGGCAACATCGGCGTGAACATCGCCGGTGGTGCGGGCAACCTCCAACACAACGGTCTTGCCATCGCTGCGTTGAACAACGGTCATTGA